Proteins encoded together in one Dermacentor variabilis isolate Ectoservices chromosome 2, ASM5094787v1, whole genome shotgun sequence window:
- the LOC142571075 gene encoding uncharacterized protein LOC142571075, producing the protein MELVAQWDASWLPKWKDVRFMGSQGAVVAANSGRGDRIDGMDTEGYEVVLPTLPSGRSVLNTLFLHADVRSRPYRVEHFRDTLARLGLLHEVVALGAYQMSHVWAVTFKSTEGMKKALACGEMKVKGQRCLVIDPANQDVRLKLHWLLFNVADDDVRVALAPFGNVTEVSKEKWRVQGIQGKGSMARLVRLKLHNGIKVDDLPHQLRVAGDMALLVAPGRAPLCLRCHSKGHIRRECRVPRCMHCRRFVHEESQCVKTCASVAGPVGGEDTAELVMDEDDAEEAASEALSKLEELDAATLTPPDMPQDASVNKESRKLTDAAGDATGVVKVQDASTPSKSPEEPALMEVSEGTSGASVSKRGHDATLDEHEALAARISEGPPPKAAIIRRSTLRPRPSIPPDRRAVETPPT; encoded by the coding sequence atggaactcgtggctcagtgggaCGCGTCTTGGCTACCGAAGTGGAAGGACGTGCGTTTCATGGGCTCCCAAGGAGCGGTGGTTGCGGCTAACAGCGGCCGCGGCGACAGGATCGACGGAATGGATACCGAGGGATACGAAGTGGTTTTGCCTACTCTGCCATCAGGTCGTAGTGTTTTGAATACTTTATTTTTGCACGCGGATGTCCGGTCGAGGCCTTACCGAGTCGAACATTTCCGGGACACGTTGGCGCGTCTTGGTTTGCTCCACGAAGTGGTAGCGTTGGGGGCATATCAGATGAGCCACGTATGGGCTGTGACTTTCAAGAGCACGGAAGGGATGAAGAAAGCTTTGGCATGCGGCGAAATGAAGGTGAAGGGCCAACGTTGTTTGGTTATTGATCCGGCAAACCAGGACGTGCGTCTGAAGCTTCACTGGCTTCTTTTCAATGTGGCTGACGATGATGTGCGTGTAGCGCTTGCTCCGTTCGGAAATGTGACCGAGGTCTCGAAGGAAAAGTGGAGAGTTCAAGGTATCCAAGGCAAGGGGTCGATGGCACGCCTCGTGCGCCTCAAGCTCCATAACGGCATTAAGGTTGATGACCTTCCACACCAGCTTCGCGTAGCCGGTGACATGGCCCTTCTAGTCGCGCCCGGAAGAGCGCCACTGTGCCTGCGGTGTCACAGTAAGGGCCATATCAGACGAGAATGCCGAGTTCCTCGCTGCATGCACTGCCGTCGTTTTGTACACGAGGAATCTCAGTGCGTGAAGACGTGCGCAAGTGTTGCGGGGCCGGTTGGTGGAGaagacactgcggaactcgtcaTGGACGAGGATGACGCTGAAGAAGCCGCTAGCGAAGCATTGTCGAAGCTCGAGGAACTTGATGCGGCAACGTTAACCCCGCCCGACATGCCCCAAGACGCAAGTGTTAACAAGGAAAGCCGAAAGCTGACCGACGCAGCTGGCGACGCCACCGGCGTCGTGAAAGTGCAGGACGCCTCAACGCCGTCGAAGTCACCTGAGGAGCCAGCACTCATGGAAGTAAGCGAGGGAACAAGCGGAGCCTCAGTCTCCAAGCGCGGCCACGATGCTACGCTGGACGAGCATGAGGCCCTAGCTGCAAGGATCTCGGAAGGACCGCCGCCAAAGGCGGCGATCATTCGGCGGTCAACGCTGAGGCCGCGTCCGAGCATACCTCCGGACCGGAGGGCGGTGGAGACGCCGCCGACGTAG
- the LOC142571074 gene encoding carbohydrate sulfotransferase 5-like, with protein MALVDTSDSTLERLLPAAFKAALERYLVVPTADVKIVVIVAYYRSGSSFVGELLSSAPRTFFHFEPLMPFTVSGSIRPGRQSHAFRLIDELVRCRFEPLYTVWLENTPYYKFNHFLADLCEGGESCSSPSHLSALCSRAETQVFKFTRLRVSQVGSWIERNPDIAQSVRVVHLVRDPRAIYFSRRGLRWCTDYEPCDSAAALCDQMRSDLDAFRELTPRLQINRTYQIRFEDLAADPLNETMRVFGSLGLNYAPSVSKYIETHTVAAAAEMRNAHSTKRNSKAVVDMWKKKLSMQKIREIETTCSDVLQRLGYESVPK; from the exons ATGGCGTTAGTGGATACCAGTGATTCTACTTTAGAAAGGCTTCTCCCCGCGGCGTTTAAGGCGGCGCTCGAAAGATATCTCGTCGTCCCAACAGCGGATGTGAAAATAGTGGTGATCGTCGCCTATTACCGGTCTGGGTCATCCTTTGTTGGCGAATTGCTGTCTTCTGCGCCACGGACATTTTTCCACTTTGAGCCTCTTATGCCGTTCACTGTGAGCGGCAGCATACGACCAGGAAGACAGAGCCACGCTTTCCGTCTGATAGACGAGCTTGTCAGGTGCCGCTTCGAGCCGCTCTACACAGTGTGGCTGGAGAACACCCCTTACTACAAGTTCAACCACTTCCTGGCCGATCTCTGCGAAGGTGGAGAGTCTTGCTCCTCCCCAAGTCACCTCTCTGCTCTCTGTTCAAGAGCCGAAACGCAAGTTTTCAAGTTCACAAGACTGCGCGTCAGTCAG GTGGGATCTTGGATTGAGCGAAACCCGGACATTGCGCAGTCTGTTCGCGTGGTCCACCTGGTGCGAGACCCGCGGGCCATCTACTTTTCTAGAAGAGGTCTTCGCTGGTGCACGGACTACGAGCCCTGCGATAGCGCGGCCGCCTTGTGCGACCAGATGCGATCAGACTTGGATGCATTCCGGGAGCTCACCCCTCGACTGCAGATAAACAGAACGTACCAGATACGTTTCGAAGACCTCGCCGCGGACCCCCTGAACGAGACGATGCGGGTGTTCGGGAGCCTAGGTCTAAACTATGCACCATCCGTTTCGAAATACATTGAAACCCACACGGTAGCAGCTGCAGCGGAAATGAGGAACGCTCACTCGACGAAGAGAAACTCGAAAGCGGTTGTGGACATGTGGAAGAAGAAGTTGTCGATGCAAAAGATACGGGAAATAGAAACGACGTGCAGTGATGTTCTTCAAAGGCTTGGTTACGAGAGCGTGCCCAAATGA